The Arachis ipaensis cultivar K30076 chromosome B05, Araip1.1, whole genome shotgun sequence nucleotide sequence TGactcaagttttattttattttttaaatgaaaataaaaatactagACTACAAGGAATGAGTTGcaactataattttttttacctaACTTGATTGCAAGTTAGGCTGTGAATCTGTGATAAATCTTTAGAGAAGTTTTGCTTTGTTCCTTCAACTATAAGTTGAACGATTCGTTCTTGTCCCAAAATGCACCTTTTTCCTAATAATGTTCATAGCTTAGCAATGTGTACTCTAATAAATGAGGGGGAAAATGATAAGAACTAAAATGTTAGAAATTCAAAATGTTGTGAAATACAAGTTTGACAATTGGCATTTTCTTTCATTAGTGTTTATGCAACACTATCACATTCATGACTCATCAACTACTCATGTATTTTGTCAAAATAATTCTGACATCTACTTGTACAAATTTctctaagaaaagaaaaacttttTTTATTGGCAAATTAAATACGTCTCACAAAGAATTGAGCCTTCACATGAATACCTTCCTAGAATTCTAAAAACATAATTCAAGAATGTTAAACAATGAGACGTCAAAATCTCTTGGACGAAATTGCCCTTGTAAATCTTTGAATCAAGTAGAGTTTTCGGCCACCTTGATCTCAACTTTGAACAATGCCTTAACAGGCCTATGATCAGAGAGTTTTGATTCACTCCTGCTGTATTTACTTTGCTTCATTCCCTCTCCAAACCATAGTATTCGATCACACCTGTAATCCTTCTTGTGTTAGATAATCATCTATCTACTCTTCCCAATAGAAATGCTACAATATATAATGTTATAGGAAAAGTCTagaggccagcaacttttgtgttttctggccaacacttaaccatcaaaacaaaagtgagtgattttctaccattagatataatctcaccccattaaaaatactattaatgGCCAATTGATGGTAACAAAACACTAAAATTGCTGGTCCCCTAGCATTCATGAAAAAGCAAGATTGAGATCACAGTTGAAAAATTTGCGAACCTTTCCAAAAATTATGATATTATGGAGCCAGTTTTAGGGGAGCAAAAGTGTTAAACATTTTGGATTTACACACACAAAGTAGGGCACAATGAACTGGACTCAGTAATACAATATGGTAACAAGAATCTTTCATATTGTTGGTCATTTTGGCTTTCTTGATGCATTCATAAAGCAATAAATTCTAAAGGCAAATTATTCAAATTCTTTAATTTAATGCTCCCAACCCAAAAAAGGTAAAAAGCCAATCAAAATTCTTTAATTTACCATGCTGGAGCACGCTTCTTTTTGGTCAATTGTTTCTGATCACACCCAATGTAATCTTCAGAATTAGGGTGGTACTTGTAGGTAGGTGGAAACTCTATAGCTCCTTCATGCCAACCTTGGAATACATGACCCTCCGTGAGCTCCATCTTTagctataatatatatatttagaaTAGNNNNNNNNNNNNNNNNNNNNNNNNNNNNNNNNNNNNNNNNNNNNNNNNNNNNNNNNNNNNNNNNNNNNNNNNNNNNNNNNNNNNNNNNNNNNNNNNNNNNNNNNNNNNNNNNNNNNNNNNNNNNNNNNNNNNNNNNNNNNNNNNNNNNNNNNNNNNNNNNNNNNNNNNNNNNNNNNNNNNNNNNNNNNNNNNNNNNNNNNNNNNNNNNNNNNNNNNNNNNNNNNNNNNNNNNNNNNNNNNNNNNNNNNNNNNNNNNNNNNNNNNNNNNNNNNNNNNNNNNNNNNNNNNNNNNNNNNNNNNNNNNNNNNNNNNNNNNNNNNNNNNNNNNNNNNNNNNNNNNNNNNNNNNNNNNNNNNNNNNNNNNNNNNNNNNNNNNNNNNNNNNNNNNNNNNNNNNNNNNNNNNNNNNNNNNNNNNNNNNNNNNNNNNNNNNNNNNNNNNNNNNNNNNNNNNNNNNNNNNNNNNNNNNNNNNNNNNNNNNNNNNNNNNNNNNNNNNNNNNNNNNNNNNNNNNNNNNNNNNNNNNNNNNNNNNNNNNNNNNNNNNNNNNNNNNNNNNNNNNNNNNNNNNNNNNNNNNNNNNNNNNNNNNNNNNNNNNNNNNNNNNNNNNNNNNNNNNNNNNNNNNNNNNNNNNNNNNNNNNNNNNNNNNNNNNNNNNNNNNNNNNNNNNNNNNNNNNNNNNNNNNNNNNNNNNNNNNNNNNNNNNNNNNNNNNNNNNNNNNNNNNNNNNNNNNNaatttaagataaataaaataattttaaccaTTACTCATTGTTTAATTACATGAGAGGTCAATCTAATTTACACGATTTTCTTCTTGCTGCTGAACAATAAGCCAACATAGTGATACTACATAATCATTGTTAAGTGGCTCATTCTTTTTCCACAGCTTCACTTTTGAACTTCATTTATTGAATGAATTCAACCAATAAACTTACTCATGATCAATAATTTTTTCAGGCATATCATGAAGAGGATCAGCAGGGAAGCTTGTCCGATACAAAATCTCGGCTGCATCGATGTTTCTCTGTTTCCGGTCTTCTTCTTTTCCACCGGAAGCTAGATGACTACATATAAAGCAGAAGCTCGTTTCATGCAAGCAAAATCTAATTGATATTGAACCCTGTATTTTtaaggttaaaaaaaaaaaaaactcactcTAAGAAACAatgtataaaatttttcaaaacttgcATATCAAAAAGTTCTCAAGCATATACAATTTTGCAGAAAACATGCCTTGTTTCCCAAGCAACCCATGATTCCACATCCAACCGACGAAACACTCAAGTGATGGATCGATCGACAGAGGTCGCATCGAACCCAAATTGTGACAAACATTCCAACCATTTGCTTACTTATGATGCATTGGAACTCTTGTCCAACATCACCTTCTACACAAACTTGTTCTTGATCCTTCAGGGGATACACCTTTTGAGGCTCTGCtgttctttctcctttcttgGTTGGCATTCTTTTGTTAAGGGCCGCGCCGATGAGCGAATTCCATTTCCTTGAAACTCTTCGGTTTTGGGGTCCTAACACATTTGCTGCATTCAAAGGAACAATTTCTTGGAACCTTGTATAACAAAGTTGTTGATCACATCACATATTAGTCTATGAATTAAGTAAAACTAAATATTTAATCCAAAACCATTATGAAACTTACCCTAGAACATAGATATCCg carries:
- the LOC107641091 gene encoding type IV inositol polyphosphate 5-phosphatase 9-like gives rise to the protein MQGFKINESKILKRILSFDNSKGDNQNPSLAKKGTHYNLNQSSQNSRTCFHHHTKKIFVGSWNVGGIQPPKNLDMEDWLEIQNNFPDIYVLGFQEIVPLNAANVLGPQNRRVSRKWNSLIGAALNKRMPTKKGERTAEPQKVYPLKDQEQVCVEGDVGQEFQCIISKQMVGMFVTIWVRCDLCRSIHHLSVSSVGCGIMGCLGNKGSISIRFCLHETSFCFICSHLASGGKEEDRKQRNIDAAEILYRTSFPADPLHDMPEKIIDHE